DNA from Amorphoplanes friuliensis DSM 7358:
TCGATGCTGCGGCTCATGGCTGCTCTCCTCGGTGTCACGACGGGCCGGAGCGGTCCGGCGTCTGCATCAAGGCTGGGGCAGCGCGGCTGGTGGATTAAGGGCCTGCTCAGCCTCGGATCGCCGATCCCCCTCAGGCGTGCGAGGTCTCACCGGCGCCGATCTGCTGGGAGCCGATGACGGACAGCAGCTCGAGCTTCTCGTAGCTCTCGCTGCCGGGGACCGCCGTGTAGACGAGAAGCAGGTGTGACTGGTCCGGGTCGAGGAGCGACTGACAGGTGAGCTCGAGGTCGCCGAGCTCCGGGTGCACGAACCGTTTGACCTCGTTGAACCGGACACCGACCTCGTGGTCGTCCCAGACCGTCCGGAACATCTCGCTCCGGTCCAGGAGCAGCTGCTGGAGCTGGGCCGCCCACGAGCCGGGACCGCGGCGGGCGACCGTCTCGCGCAGGCCGGAGGCGAAGACGCGGCCGAGCAGGGCGTGTTCGTCCGGGTGGTACCGAGCGCGGAAGGCCGGATCGGTGAACCACCGGTAGCCGATCGAACGGGCCGGACCGGTGTACCGGGTGAGGTCACCGGTGAGGGCGACACCCAGGGCGTTCTGCCGCAGCGTCTCGCCGAGCTCGGTGACGATCTCGGCGGGGGTGTCGGTCAGCCGGTCGAAGATGCGCAGCAGGCCGGGGCTGATGTGCTCGCTGGTCGAGCCGCGCAGGGGCGGCTTGTGCCCGGCGAGGCGGAACAGGTGGTCGCGTTCGTCGAGTGACAGGTGCAGGCCCTGGGCGATCGAGGCGATCATCTGCTCGGACGGGTGCGGGCCGCGTTCGCGCTCCAGGCGGCTGTAGTAGTCGACCGAGATGTGGCAGAGCGCGGCGACCTCCTCGCGGCGCAGGCCGGAGGTCCGTCGCCGCTGCCCGCGCGGAAGACTGACGTCCTCGGGCTGGAGCAGCTGCCGGCGGCGGCGCAGGAACTCGGCGAGCCCGGCTCGGTCGATCATGGTTGGGTCCTCCACGGTTGTCAGTCGGTCTGGTTCTACCACTGAAAACCGGGGGCAGCCTGGGATTGTCGATCCCCCCATGAGATGCGGCCGGCCGGTGACCCCGCGGGTCGACCGGCCGGCCGTGGAGCGGGAATCAGCTGGTGGAGCAGGTGGTGCCGTTGAGCGCGTACGAGCTCGGGGCCCCGCTGTTGCCGGTGTGGTTGGCCTGGAACCCGATGCTGACGGACGCACCGGGCGCCACGGACCCGTTGTAGCTGACGTTGGTCGCCGTCACCCGTCCGGAGGCCGGTGCGTAGGTGGCGTTCCAGCCGCCGGTGATCGTCTGACCCGCGGGCAGGGTGAAGGCCAGCGTCCAGCCGTTGAGGGGCGTACCGCTGGTGTTGGTGAGCGTGACGTCAGCGGTCAGGCCGGAGCTCCAGGCATTGACGGTGGCAACCGCGCGACAAGTGGCCCCGCCGGGCGGCGGTGTCGAAGGAGGCGTGGAAGGAGGTGTCGACGGCGGGTTCGACGGCGGTGTGGTGCTGCCGAGCTGCGTGAAGAACTGCCACACCTCGGCCGAGACCCAGGACGTCGAGGCGTTGCGGTCCGTCGGCAGGGGAACGTGGTCGCCGTCGTGGGCCGCCCACTGGACCGGATATCCGGCCCGGCACCCGGTGTACGCGGTGGTGATGTGTGTCCCGCTGCCCGACGCCGGCTCGGGAGGGTTCTGCGCCGTGCAGCCGTTGGCGCGGACGAAGGTGTCCCGGATCGCACGGCCCGACGAGATGTTCAGGACGCTGTCACGGGTGCCGTGGATGCCGAAGTAGGCAACCGGTTGTGACGCCGTGCTGCAGCCGCCACTGAGGTTGGCGCCGGCGATCGGCGCCACCGCGCGGAACACGGTGGGACGGGCGCAGGCCAGGGCGAAGCTCATGGCGCCGCCGTAGCTGAAGCCGAGTGCAAAGCGCTGACTCGTGTCCACGCAGAGGTCGTTCTCGACCACCCGCAGGATGTCGTCGACCAGTGTCACGTCCCGGCCGCCGGTGTTGGCCCAGCCGGCGTCGAGCCCCTGCGGCGCCACGAAGATGGCGCTGTTGTTCGACCGCTGCTGCAGACCGTAGAACCCGTTGCCGACCACGTCGTTCGCGCTGCCGTTGAGCCAGTGCAGCCCGACGACGAGCCGGTACGACTGGCTGCTGCTGTAGTTCGCGGGCAGTCGCAGGATGTAGCTGCGGGCCCGGCCACCGCTCTGGATCGTGTAGGTGCCGTCGCGCAGGGTCGGGCTCTTGCCGCACCCGGGGGTGGCGGCCTGCGCACTGCTCTGCCCGCCGATCGCGACGACCCCGACCAGCATCGCTGCGGTGGCGAAGGCCGCTGCGAGCAGCCGGCGGATCGATGTTCTGTGGTGTGTCATGACAAGTTCCTCCTTCTCAGCGCTGGCGGGTGAGC
Protein-coding regions in this window:
- a CDS encoding cellulose binding domain-containing protein translates to MTHHRTSIRRLLAAAFATAAMLVGVVAIGGQSSAQAATPGCGKSPTLRDGTYTIQSGGRARSYILRLPANYSSSQSYRLVVGLHWLNGSANDVVGNGFYGLQQRSNNSAIFVAPQGLDAGWANTGGRDVTLVDDILRVVENDLCVDTSQRFALGFSYGGAMSFALACARPTVFRAVAPIAGANLSGGCSTASQPVAYFGIHGTRDSVLNISSGRAIRDTFVRANGCTAQNPPEPASGSGTHITTAYTGCRAGYPVQWAAHDGDHVPLPTDRNASTSWVSAEVWQFFTQLGSTTPPSNPPSTPPSTPPSTPPPGGATCRAVATVNAWSSGLTADVTLTNTSGTPLNGWTLAFTLPAGQTITGGWNATYAPASGRVTATNVSYNGSVAPGASVSIGFQANHTGNSGAPSSYALNGTTCSTS
- a CDS encoding helix-turn-helix transcriptional regulator translates to MIDRAGLAEFLRRRRQLLQPEDVSLPRGQRRRTSGLRREEVAALCHISVDYYSRLERERGPHPSEQMIASIAQGLHLSLDERDHLFRLAGHKPPLRGSTSEHISPGLLRIFDRLTDTPAEIVTELGETLRQNALGVALTGDLTRYTGPARSIGYRWFTDPAFRARYHPDEHALLGRVFASGLRETVARRGPGSWAAQLQQLLLDRSEMFRTVWDDHEVGVRFNEVKRFVHPELGDLELTCQSLLDPDQSHLLLVYTAVPGSESYEKLELLSVIGSQQIGAGETSHA